Proteins encoded together in one Anopheles darlingi chromosome 3, idAnoDarlMG_H_01, whole genome shotgun sequence window:
- the LOC125954795 gene encoding uncharacterized protein LOC125954795, whose translation MPTLSARQQQQQHQQQHSRQDQQPQEPAEELLELESPAFSIVPSADHYHRGALIGKPNAIVRPLRHPGQQQQQQHQQQQQQREVIEGQHITNLHSDFKLLQELEQHIIRSSRRSNESESENRNPAHQPSATVQSQATEPTGAPDRGRQHEFSRELDAKLRKLQSDSSKRSSKNGSSQEVNLVRKRPLFITTVPKGVFLQPSKDLSVLVPVTTAAHQPHQQRRLYAFESRPRVLPPSLVQASLGHHGPPKNHNGHNGNNNNDINHPNYNHPGMEYICKHGSHHYNKPAPAPVPQTHGGTGGAEDPVVRNQTVTEVQSIGGRGHGNHRRTVASDHNIQQQHQQQQQQQQQQGGGGGGGASYQNVMHDRRVVRGSNYTSSSNLQLGDGDSTQKEAEARRRQMLRKKYVSRNQRGIIGTPPPVRGRRHETVQTEKYLEELFLHPPELDAGCQTDLFLHRPPSPPYVPAKTGCDAATEILDGELFDFDIEVQPIIEVLVSRTLEQALVEVLHEEEIAEMRQQQQKILALREAELAELRRLELEEQKRQKERECRFLQDKITLDLDREMQERIKAAKLLQGRIDELVPEVVAAADKLDSEKDREEFERQITPWLAREVAREIGQFIDSKELLEDIIGEILRHKKQLLLDADTADAEQYDEVDADEPEDGAADDVQEAATEESTEQQDEPADQAAE comes from the exons ATGCCTACCCTGTCGgcacgtcagcagcagcagcagcaccagcaacagcactcgAGGCAGGATCAGCAACCGCAGGAACCAGCAGAAGAACTGCTCGAGCTGGAAAGTCCTGCCTTCTCGATCGTACCGAGTGCCGATCACTATCACCGGGGTGCACTGATCGGGAAACCGAACGCGATCGTGAGACCATTGCGACATcccggccaacaacaacagcagcagcaccagcaacagcagcaacagcgggaAGTGATCGAAGGTCAGCACATCACGAATCTGCATTCCGACTTTAAGCTGCTGCAGgagctcgagcagcacatCATTAGGAGCAGCCGGCGGAGCAACGAGTCGGAATCGGAGAACCGGAACCCGGCACATCAGCCCAGTGCAACGGTGCAATCGCaagcgaccgaaccgaccggtgCACCGGACCGGGGACGTCAGCATGAGTTTAGCCGGGAGTTGGATGCGAAGCTGCGGAAACTACAGAGTGACTCATCGAAACGATCGTCCAAAAAT GGTAGCTCGCAGGAGGTAAACCTTGTCCGGAAGCGGCCCCTGTTCATCACGACCGTCCCCAAGGGTGTGTTCCTGCAGCCGTCCAAGGATCTGTCAGTACTGGTTCCGGTGACCACAGCGGCCCATCAGCCTCACCAGCAACGTCGCCTGTATGCCTTCGAAAGCCGGCCTCGGGTGTTGCCGCCCAGCCTGGTGCAGGCCAGCCTCGGACACCATGGCCCCCCCAAGAACCACAATGGCCACaatggcaacaacaataacgatATCAATCATCCGAACTACAACCATCCGGGCATGGAGTACATCTGCAAGCACGGTAGCCACCACTACAACAAGCCGGCACCTGCACCGGTACCACAGACCCACGGTGGAACCGGCGGTGCCGAGGATCCGGTGGTACGCAACCAAACGGTGACGGAAGTACAATCGATCGGTGGCCGGGGCCACGGCAACCACCGCCGGACGGTGGCAAG TGACCAcaacatacagcagcagcaccagcaacagcaacagcaacagcagcagcaaggaggaggtggaggtggtggggcCAGCTACCAGAATGTGATGCACGATCGGCGCGTCGTGCGAGGCAGTAATTATACGTCGAGCAGTAACCTGCAGTTG GGCGATGGGGACAGTACTCAGAAGGAGGCCGAAGCCCGCCGCCGTCAGATGCTCCGCAAGAAGTACGTTTCGCGCAATCAGCGCGGCATAATCGGTACACCGCCCCCGGTTCGCGGCCGGCGTCACGAGACAGTGCAAACGGAAAAGTATCTCGAAGAG CTTTTCCTGCATCCCCCCGAGCTCGATGCCGGCTGCCAGACCGATCTGTTCCTGCAtcggccaccgtcaccgccgtaCGTCCCTGCCAAGACCGGTTGCGACGCGGCCACCGAGATCCTCGATGGTGAGCTGTTTGACTTCGATATCGAGGTGCAGCCGATCATCGAGGTGCTCGTTAGCCGGACGCTCGAGCAGGCGCTGGTTGAGGTGCTGCACGAGGAAGAGATCGCCGAGAtgcgacaacagcagcaaaagattCTGGCCCTCCGTGAGGCCGAACTAGCCGAACTGCGGCGGCTCGAGCTTGAGGAGCAGAAGCGCCAGAAGGAACGCGAGTGTCGTTTCCTGCAAGACAAGATCACGCTCGATCTGGATCGCGAAATGCAGGAACGCATCAAAGCAGCCAAGTTACTGCAGGGACGGATCGATGAGCTGGTACCCGAagtcgtcgccgctgccgatAAGCTGGACAGCGAGAAGGATCGCGAGGAGTTTGAGCGTCAGATTACGCCCTGGTTGGCACGGGAAGTTGCGCGAGAGATTGGTCAGTTTATCGATTCGAAGGAGCTACTGGAAG ACATTATCGGGGAGATTTTGAGACACAAAAAGCAACTTCTGCTCGATGCCGACACTGCCGACGCTGAACAGTATGATGAGGTTGATGCAGATGAGCCGGAAGATGGTGCCGCGGATGATGTTCAGGAAGCGGCAACGGAAGAAAGCACAGAACAGCAGGACGAACCCGCAGATCAGGCGGCAGAGTAA
- the LOC125954768 gene encoding uncharacterized protein LOC125954768: MAQFFQIVQSNDLKNMYPQLNIDNSIQLVMGDDMQFGSQQVILPQDPSSDMQMQLGGGDSNQQMQQIVYQTTSQSIPPLQQIPQQQSSTINTTNYIVKQDDNPMNSAFMSSTTDQHLAQGMGAPQPQSQQAPQQQQIYYTDDTTGQMVHAANIVQNHDPLHDSAPQQPTLHTMQTAAEQQYQQQLHQAQPLPQQPQLTTPHQVINVQGMQRQGNSIILRQTDPTKQQPVAMSQPVLHEQEVQQPAPPPPPQQQQQQQQQVQIQQNQHQIVYQHSPNQSNMSIGQQMVPQMTQQRIHIPAPPTALQQPGQVVGINSMGNKGGMRHCLIVTQTAQNQQQTQQLQQVVVNQQQPNLSGHQQTIQIQSPITSQPSLIIQQPAQSPAPQQTQARLVAAIVNSNAARAKAPRPRVNRMPAPRAPGAPTVLQTRPGGVKIMTTIRPTGTTVAQSLPSQPQPTVQITGRGSYIIANNRPKFMPISQQRAPLTNMGSKLAIIGHRPVVASQVQQPQQNQQQILQGQGQGPTAGAVQPLLVSQASAQTTKASTGVSVGTTSCSDSSDLGDLEDSIKAAVVTKRGADDTKSAVVPNAGGTTAVIYQSLQHPQQVNTQSAVQSQPTVQMANTNFPDNSANLIQLANGQTMTSVQFRTFQEKQQLRQQEAFRGGFNQQARLRMPMRNMVVRNRAPLNRQTVALHAQQSPVQQLQQSAAMQQQQQQQQQQPMQMGTHQLIQQQPQLTQPTSIPNVQQSQQMHQIQTVQLQQQQPQTILTQPTIIQQHIIQEPEMRESARMLVILQSGEQRLITFTLPKESCTVQELLEQVGVQYSPESNIQCISNPGGDIDYIVTVGINMQETSEVIKQAEHTIKTQALQLQQQQMQEQLQQQQQLQQQQQPQQQLQLQQQQQQQQQQQQLQQQLLQQQQQQQMMPSTVVMQQQFNPQQSMTITLQAQQPQQPQQTQQPTMTVTSQQPTLRFNDSFRQTIAMSTGGTSLRTLDSSAAVNTPEAESGKREPQMKLVKGYLALCAACGATSIDHARCQRCKRVFIETPRRIPEQDSNVPSPNPPPLIPTSTSTPLTYVNRKHEHQQYGKKQHSMSFMLAMRGRGGSRSGRGRTRAASSATVTRYPDAEPVVFTLSSDDEDSNASTRTKTFFKNSITSSSKLNITPHVTSAREPLPCEPVISDTEPKIDKPRLDVTDVKNLPDGQITQLDCTTIRVGSLKYEANEKVTISSKGLRIVAPNVKRPEEYVSLDLQMNEIVKVVVHFSKALNIMFVYTLPSCGTYVRQHLQMELGDEKLPYFSPISRENETHKRITLMMERVSEESKQIIKNIFIGHQIEEITARDANELLLRCSPPRTVTSPGGHGRNNGFDSDSMLDVTEIRRILVYPPGTGGMSINTQDYMCLAIDQYLNDIIIDFYLKYLRLELLNEEERKSVHIFSTFFYNRLTMAPARQRGNGSGATNGDKDVRQTAAQKRHARVASWTKRENIFERQFVVIPINEQSHWFLAIVCFPGLDGPVSMTSNAPAQIRKSTSTTTTPSSAKSTPASSMKPVKSSTNMTLQIGNTTITPVSKRELESITLGGDDECERDEAEGDESELASEADEAEDEEPTDVRPAIKQPCILIFDSLTGASRSRVVATLRDYLTCEYRAKMPGKPPKVFNKHNMPGHCVKVPQQNNYTDCGLYLLQYVEHFFLNPITDYNLPIKQLQDWFDTITVTKKREDISNLLKELVGKQNPDELPLPAIDFPTLNGKLIIDPEEGMNEPEFEEEEMDEEEIGKAADASSGTSAIAKKDSGSSDMGNSSTLLSGTGVSLIKPIGAKRTFTIRRTASQTYANRNNSNNAANFTSGSSEIQQLATGTGVKRPHDGTSSKLQQQQQQQQSLDGIPNRPKAPRISDSPNKIITS, from the exons ATGGCTCAATTCTTCCAAATTGTTCAGTCGAATGATCTGAAGAATATGTACCCACAGCTCAACATCGACAACAGCATCCAGCTAGTGATGGGCGATGACATGCAGTTTGGCTCGCAACAGGTGATATTGCCGCAAGATCCTTCATCGGATATGCAAATGCAACTCGGTGGCGGAGACAGCAATCAGCAAATGCAGCAGATTGTTTACCAGACGACTTCGCAGAGTATACCTCCGCTGCAACAgataccgcagcagcagtcgtcgaCTATAAatacaacgaattatattgtAAAACAAGATGATAATCCTATGAATAGTGCATTCATGAGTAGCACGACAGACCAACATTTGGCGCAGGGAATGGGCGCACCTCAGCCACAATCGCAGCAggcgccacagcagcagcaaatttaTTATACAGACGACACAACAGGACAGATGGTGCATGCGGCCAACATCGTCCAAAACCATGACCCGCTACATGATTCAGCCCCACAGCAACCGACTCTGCATACCATGCAGACGGCTGCCGagcagcagtatcagcagcagttgcatcAAGCTCAGCCGTTgccgcagcagccacagctCACTACGCCACACCAGGTCATTAATGTTCAAGGAATGCAACGGCAAGGTAATTCGATCATTCTTCGTCAAACGGAtccaacaaagcaacaaccggTGGCGATGTCCCAACCGGTACTGCATGAACAGGAGGTACAGCAACCGgcaccgccgccacctccgcaacagcagcagcagcagcagcagcaggtgcagaTTCAACAGAATCAACACCAAATAGTTTATCAGCATTCTCCTAACCAGTCAAACATGAGCATCGGTCAACAGATGGTTCCACAAATGACACAGCAACGCATTCACATACCCGCACCTCCCACcgcacttcagcagccagggCAGGTTGTCGGCATCAATTCGATGGGTAACAAAGGCGGCATGCGGCACTGTCTAATAGTAACGCAAACTGCCCAAAATCAGCAACAGacgcaacagctgcagcaagTTGTGGTCAATCAACAGCAGCCTAATTTATCTGGCCACCAGCAAACGATACAAATTCAGTCTCCCATTACGTCGCAGCCATCGTTGATCATTCAGCAACCAGCTCAGTCCCCGGCGCCTCAGCAAACGCAGGCGAGACTGGTTGCCGCCATTGTAAATTCCAACGCAGCTCGTGCAAAGGCTCCACGTCCGCGTGTAAATCGAATGCCGGCTCCAAGGGCACCGGGTGCGCCAACGGTACTACAAACACGCCCAGGTGGAGTAAAGATTATGACGACAATACGGCCCACAGGAACGACGGTTGCTCAGTCTCTTCCTTCGCAACCACAACCGACGGTGCAAATTACTGGACGGGGAAGCTACATTATTGCCAATAACCGGCCTAAATTCATGCCCATCAGTCAGCAGCGCGCACCGCTCACGAACATGGGATCGAAATTGGCCATAATTGGGCATCGGCCAGTAGTAGCATCCCAGGTTCAACAGCCACAACAAAATCAGCAGCAAATACTGCAAGGACAGGGACAGGGCCCAACCGCAGGAGCCGTGCAACCGTTGTTGGTTAGTCAGGCATCTGCACAAACAACAAAGGCCTCGACCGGTGTTTCGGTGGGCACCACTTCTTGCTCAGATAGTAGCGATCTGGGAGACCTGGAGGATAGCATTAAAGCTGCTGTTGTAACAAAGCGTGGTGCGGACGATACGAAAAGTGCAGTCGTACCCAATGCAGGTGGTACCACTGCAGTCATATATCAGTCGCTACAGCATCCTCAGCAAGTTAATACACAATCTGCGGTTCAGTCGCAGCCCACGGTCCAAATGGCGAATACGAACTTTCCAGATAACTCTGCGAACCTTATTCAGCTAGCCAATGGACAAACGATGACTTCGGTTCAGTTTCGTACCTTCCAGGAGAAGCAACAGCTTCGCCAGCAGGAAGCGTTTAGAGGGGGATTCAATCAACAAGCACGCCTCCGAATGCCTATGCGTAACATGGTAGTTCGAAATCGTGCGCCTTTAAACCGCCAAACGGTGGCACTGCACGCTCAGCAATCTCCGGTGCAGCAACTACAACAATCTGCTgcaatgcaacaacaacagcaacagcagcagcagcaaccgatgcaaATGGGCACTCATCAGCTGatccaacagcagccgcaactAACTCAACCTACATCAATACCAAACGTGCAGCAATCTCAGCAGATGCATCAAATTCAGAccgtgcagctgcagcagcaacagccccaGACCATACTTACCCAGCCAACGATCATCCAGCAACACATCATCCAGGAACCGGAGATGCGTGAGAGTGCTCGGATGCTAGTTATCTTGCAAAGCGGCGAGCAACGGCTGATCACATTTACGCTACCGAAGGAAAGCTGCACCGTGCAGGAACTGCTGGAGCAGGTGGGCGTGCAGTACTCACCGGAGAGCAACATCCAGTGTATTTCTAATCCGGGTGGAGATATCGATTACATCGTAACGGTCGGGATTAACATGCAGGAAACGAGTGAGGTGATCAAGCAGGCGGAACATACTATTAAAACGCAGGCCCTGcagttgcaacagcaacaaatgcaagaacagctccagcaacagcagcagctgcagcaacaacaacaaccgcagcagcaactgcaactacaacagcagcagcagcagcaacaacagcaacagcagcttcagcagcagttactgcaacaacaacagcaacagcagatgatGCCCTCGACGGTGgttatgcagcagcagtttaatCCACAGCAATCGATGACGATTACTCTGCAAgcacagcagccacagcaaccgcaacaaacACAGCAACCTACAATGACTGTTACCTCCCAGCAACCGACCTTACGGTTCAATGATTCATTCCGGCAAACAATTGCCATGTCCACCGGTGGGACTTCACTGCGAACGCTAGACTCTAGTGCCGCCGTCAACACACCGGAAGCGGAGAGCGGAAAGCGTGAACCGCAGATGAAGCTGGTGAAAGGCTATCTAGCGTTGTGCGCCGCATGCGGTGCCACTAGCATAGATCATGCCAGGTGTCAGCGATGCAAGCGGGTGTTTATCGAAACGCCGCGCCGCATTCCGGAACAGGATAGCAATGTCCCGTCACCAAACCCTCCTCCGCTGATACCTACTTCCACTTCGACACCGTTGACCTACGTGAACCGCAAGCATGAACATCAGCAATACGGCAAGAAGCAGCATTCTATGAGCTTCATGTTGGCGATGCGGGGTCGCGGTGGGTCGCGCAGTGGCCGTGGTAGAACCCGGGCGGCTTCTAGCGCTACCGTCACACGATACCCCGACGCGGAACCAGTGGTCTTTACCCTCAGCAGTGACGACGAGGACTCAAACGCTAGTACTAGAACGAAAACATTCTTCAAGAATTCGATCACCAGCAGCTCAAAG CTGAATATAACCCCCCATGTCACCAGTGCGCGTGAACCGCTACCCTGTGAACCGGTCATCAGCGATACCGAACCAAAAATAG ACAAGCCGAGGTTGGATGTAACCGACGTAAAGAACCTACCGGATGGCCAGATAACGCAACTCGACTGCACCACCATACGCGTGGGCTCGTTGAAGTATGAAGCCAACGAGAAAGTCACCATCTCCTCGAAGGGTCTACGGATTGTGGCACCGAACGTGAAGCGTCCCGAGGAATACGTTAGCCTGGATCTGCAGATGAACGAAAtcgtgaaggtggtggtacaTTTCTCAAAGGCACTCAATATCATGTTCGTGTACACACTGCCCTCCTGTGGCACGTACGTCCGGCAGCATCTGCAGATGGAGCTGGGCGACGAAAAGC TTCCCTACTTTAGCCCCATAAGCCGGGAGAACGAGACGCACAAGCGCATCACGCTGATGATGGAGCGTGTTAGTGAGGAATCGaaacaaatcatcaaaaacatcTTCATCGGGCATCAGATCGAGGAAATTACCGCACGGGATGCCAatgagctgctgttgcgctgttCGCCTCCCCGAACGGTCACATCGCCGGGTGGCCATGGGCGCAACAATGGGTTCGACAGCGATTCGATGCTGGATGTGACGGAGATTAGACGGATATTGGTGTATCCGCCCGGTACGGGCGGTATGTCGATCAACACGCAGGACTACATGTGCCTGGCGATCGACCAGTATCTGAACGATATTATCATTGACTTCTATCTGAAGTACCTGCGGCTGGAGCTGCTGAACGAGGAGGAGCGCAAGAGCGTCCATATCTTTAGTACGTTCTTCTACAACCGACTGACAATGGCACCGGCGCGGCAACGTGGCAACGGCAGTGGTGCCACCAACGGAGATAAGGATGTGCGGCAAACGGCGGCCCAAAAGCGTCACGCACGAGTCGCCAGCTGGACGAAACGGGAGAACATCTTCGAGCGTCAGTTCGTCGTGATACCGATCAACGAGCAGTCGCATTGGTTTCTGGCGATTGTATGCTTCCCCGGGCTGGACGGCCCCGTTTCCATGACTAGCAATGCTCCGGCCCAGATACGCAAATCGAcatcaacgacgacaacgccatCGTCGGCCAAGTCAACACCGGCGTCGTCGATGAAGCCCGTGAAATCGTCTACCAACATGACGCTCCAGATTGGCAACACGACGATTACGCCGGTGTCAAAGCGTGAACTGGAATCGATCACTCTCGGTGGCGACGATGAGTGTGAGCGTGATGAGGCGGAAGGGGATGAGAGTGAGTTGGCGAGCGAAGCGGATGAAGCGGAAGACGAGGAACCGACCGATGTACGGCCTGCCATTAAACA GCCGTGCATCCTGATATTCGATTCACTGACCGGTGCGTCAAGGAGCAGGGTAGTCGCGACACTGCGTGATTATCTGACGTGTGAGTATCGGGCAAAGATGCCCGGCAAACCGCCCAAGGTCTTCAACAAGCACAATATGCCCGGTCACTGTGTGAAGGTACCGCAGCAGAACAACTACACCGACTGCGGTCTATACCTGCTGCAGTATGTGGAACACTTTTTCCTG AATCCTATTACGGATTATAATCTACCTATTAAGCAACTACAGGACTGGTTCGACACTATAACAGTAACGAAAAAGCGTGAAGACATTTCCAATTTACTGAAAGAGCTAGTTGGGAAACAGAATCCGGATGAACTGCCACTGCCGGCGATCGATTTCCCAACACTGAACG GTAAGCTTATTATCGACCCAGAGGAAGGTATGAATGAGCCCGAgttcgaggaggaagagatggaCGAGGAAGAGATAGGCAAAGCAGCTGATGCATCGTCGGGTACGAGTGCGATCGCAAAGAAGGATAGCGGCAGCTCGGATATGGGGAACAGTTCAACACTGCTGAGTGGAACAGGCGTTAGTCTTATTAAACCGATCGGCGCAAAGCGGACATTTACAATCAGACGCACCGCTAGCCAAACTTATGCCAATCGAAATAACAGTAACAATGCCGCCAACTTTACCAGCGGATCATCCGAGATACAGCAGCTCGCAACGGGGACTGGTGTGAAGAGACCGCACGACGGTACCAGTAGTaagctacagcaacagcagcagcagcaacaatcttTAGACGGCATACCGAACAGACCGAAAGCACCCCGAATCAGTGATAGTCCCAATAAGATCATAACCTCCTAA
- the LOC125954835 gene encoding IST1 homolog, with protein sequence MFSSAPNYTKLKTNLRLAVNRLKLLEKKKTELAQKARKEIADYLQAGKPERARIRVEHIIREDYLVEAMEIVEMYCDLLLARFGMVTQMKELDEGIEEAVSSIIWVAPRLQADVQELKICSDIFTLKYGKQYAEQVRAAIPPHRVSDKLMHKLAIQAPARLLVEKYLIEIASIFNVDYEPDPQVMKDDRSSVMDDILIDLADKNNLDGSAGGGGSGGAGGAPGAGSGASGGSGGGSGGSTVTAPTAAGPAPVGFVAYPPPIPKLPTTAPVVPFQYPTPGPSGGVQQFGGASAPPFNYNIPPNSSEKEEIKDLNINANFIREEKGANESIGPPPSYSSLSPDDNMQNSTKPKPQPRSKFSPDLNFPELPNVPLDLPEVPSGGNHESKNDNENDEIDFDDLSRRFEELKKKK encoded by the exons ATGTTTTCCAGCGCTCCGAACTACACCAAACTCAAGACGAACCTGCGCCTGGCCGTCAATCGGCTAAAGTTGctggagaaaaagaaaacagagcTCGCGCAGAAAGCACGGAAGGAAATCGCGGACTATCTGCAGGCCGGCAAGCCGGAACGGGCCCGGATCAGGGTGGAGCACATCATCCGCGAGGACTACCTGGTCGAGGCGATGGAAATCGTGGAGATGTACTGCGATCTGCTGCTCGCCCGCTTCGGAATGGTCACGCAGATGAAGGAGCTGGACGAGGGCATCGAGGAGgccgtcagcagcatcatctggGTGGCCCCCCGGCTACAGGCCGACGTGCAGGAACTGAAGATCTGCTCCGACATCTTCACGCTCAAGTACGGCAAACAGTACGCGGAGCAGGTGCGTGCGGCCATTCCGCCACACCGCGTGTCCGACAAGCTGATGCACAAGCTGGCCATACAGGCCCCGGctcggctgctggtggagaagTACCTCATCGAAATAGCGAGCATCTTCAACGTGGACTATGAACCGGATCCGCAAGTGATGAAGGATGACCGATCGAGCGTCATGGATGATATCCTCATCGATCTCGCCGATAAGAACAATCTGGACGGATCCGCCGGaggcggtggtagcggtggggCCGGTGGTGCTCCCGGAGCGGGATCGGGAGCTTCTGGTGGATCGGGAGGTGGTTCCGGAGGCAGCACGGTCACGGCACCAACGGCCGCGGGTCCTGCACCGGTAGGATTCGTGGCGTATCCCCCTCCGATCCCGAAATTGCCGACCACTGCTCCCGTTGTTCCGTTCCAGTATCCAACG CCTGGCCCCAGTGGCGGAGTGCAGCAGTTCGGTGGTGCCAGTGCTCCACCGTTCAACTACAACATACCACCCAACTCGTCCGAGAAAGAGGAGATCAAGGATTTGAACATCAACGCGAACTTCATCAGGGAGGAGAAGGGTGCCAACGAATCGATCGGCCCACCGCCTTCCTACTCCTCGCTGAGTCCCGATGACAATATGCAG AACTCTACCAAACCGAAACCTCAGCCTCGCTCCAAGTTTTCGCCGGATCTGAACTTCCCTGAACTGCCGAATGTGCCGCTCGATCTACCGGAAGTGCCGTCGGGAGGCAATCACGAGAGTAAGAACGATAACGAGAACGACGAGATCGATTTCGATGACCTGTCGCGCCGCTTCGAGGAgctgaaaaagaaaaagtga